The following coding sequences lie in one Colias croceus chromosome 1, ilColCroc2.1 genomic window:
- the LOC123695170 gene encoding sporozoite surface protein 2-like gives MLRVILLISIILNFANCIPCLSGDCGLNANIGNQISNGNIDYSDYPNPSVDDALDNRIEDHDEYQHSGDGIDPDDHFQATNIGHVNSGIQITQPQPGYNVYIPVQPPQVKPPNHVKPKPSPPIRPKKPNHGHVKPTKKPPKQPRKPNPGQKPSVQCTNFNNCIAGTNAKPTKNSKVNIQSNGHVKPTKKPPKITRKPNTKTTTKKPHVKCTNNGKCDSGNNEQSNQFTTATPENTGTIIGPPVKCTSNCATGTKAEPTDNSKGNTLDNSDVKPTKRPPKISKKPNIKSTTKKPHVKCTNNGKCDSGNNVLPNQATTPKNSGTIKNDNKCVSKKVCTITQDDVGKEIENCTYYKDCNETQNPKGNNKAKPKKSVNFDKVFDNLAKKVIAFDKAILLHCTKYQNEVYEFYGKDKYTLEYKLPMGYKTEDFDVKAKHRVIYVKANNQQLGNFNDIRLVSDILNIEHTDWELHGDKLIINIPYKTQLEQQSKIICSNTINNNTIPILPLDDQVFVYRMRKP, from the coding sequence ATGCttcgtgttattttattaatatccaTAATTCTTAATTTTGCGAATTGTATTCCGTGTCTTTCAGGTGACTGCGGTTTAAATGCTAATATCGGCAATCAAATTAGTAACGGGAATATCGATTATTCAGATTATCCAAACCCGAGTGTAGATGACGCCCTAGACAACCGTATAGAAGACCACGATGAATACCAACACTCCGGTGATGGAATTGATCCCGACGATCACTTTCAAGCCACAAACATTGGACATGTTAACTCGGGTATCCAGATTACACAACCTCAACCTGGATATAACGTGTACATACCAGTACAACCTCCTCAGGTAAAGCCTCCTAACCATGTGAAACCGAAGCCAAGTCCCCCAATACGACCTAAAAAACCAAACCATGGGCATGTGAAACCTACTAAGAAACCTCCAAAACAACCCAGAAAACCTAATCCAGGTCAAAAACCTTCCGTTCAatgtacaaattttaataattgtatcgCTGGAACTAATGCAAAACCAACCAAGAATTCTAAAGTAAATATCCAGAGCAATGGTCATGTAAAACCTACTAAAAAGCCTCCAAAAATTACTAGAAAACCAAACACCAAGACTACTACTAAAAAACCACATGTTAAATGTACAAATAATGGAAAATGTGATTCTGGGAATAACGAacaatcaaatcaatttacaacTGCTACTCCCGAAAACACTGGTACTATTATAGGCCCTCCTGTTAAATGTACGAGTAATTGTGCGACTGGAACAAAGGCAGAACCAACCGATAATTCTAAAGGAAACACACTGGACAATAGTGACGTGAAACCTACTAAAAGACCTCcgaaaatttctaaaaaaccAAACATCAAGAGTACTACTAAGAAACCACATGTTAAATGTACAAATAATGGAAAATGTGATTCTGGAAATAATGTGCTACCAAATCAAGCTACAACTCCCAAAAATTCTGGTACTATTAAAAACGATAATAAATGTGTAAGTAAAAAAGTCTGCACTATTACACAAGATGATGTAGGTAAAGAAATCGAAAACTGTACGTACTATAAAGATTGTAATGAAACACAAAATCCTAAAGGAAATAATAAGGCCAAGCCCAAAAAATCTGTGAATTTCGACAAAGTGTTTGATAACCTAGCCAAAAAGGTAATTGCCTTTGATAAAGCAATTTTGTTGCATTgcacaaaatatcaaaacgAAGTCTATGAGTTTTACGGAAAAGACAAGTATACATTAGAATACAAACTACCAATGGGATATAAGACTGAGGATTTTGATGTGAAGGCAAAGCATAGGGTTATTTATGTTAAAGCAAATAATCAGCAACTGGGTAATTTTAATGACATAAGATTGGTATctgatatattaaatatagaaCATACAGATTGGGAGTTACATGGTGATAAactgataataaatattccatACAAGACGCAATTGGAACAACAAAgcaaaattatttgttctaatacaataaataataatactatacCAATTTTGCCATTAGATGACCAGGTGTTTGTCTATAGAATGCGTAAGCCATAA